The sequence GCGCCCGCCTCACCCGACGCCGCCGGGCTGAGCGCGCGACTCCCGCGCTCGGCGAGCTCGCGCCGCGGACacgcccccctccccctttttagCCACGCCCCCTCGGCCCCTTTGGCCACTCCCCTCCGCCGCGGGGGCGGGCGAGGGGCGGCtgcggcggggcccggcgctgcccccggCCGCCGGTAGGTCGGCGGCGCCTGACGTGACCGCGGCGGCCGGCGGTTATAAACCCCAGCGCCGGCAGCGGGACGGCGGCGGGGTGGGTGCTGGATTCGTCCCGTCCCTCGCGGGTtgagcggcggcggggggccTGAGGTGAGGCGGAGAGCGGCGGTGGGTCGGGGCCTGACAGGAACTGGGGTGGTTCTGACAGGAACTGGGGGGTCCCGGGGCCGGTTGTGACAGGAATAAGGGGGTTCTGGGGTCGATTGTGACAGGAATAAGGGGGTTCTGGGGTCGATTGTGACAGGAATGAGGGGGTCGGAGGCTCGGAGATGCGGGTTCTGACAGGAatgggagcccccagccccaataGGAGCCCCCCCGGCCAGATCCTGACGGGAATGGGAGCCCCCGGCCCTGACAGGACCCCTCCGGGCCCCGTCCTGACGGGAATAGGAGCCCACAGCCCCAATGGGAGCCCCCTGGGTTCAACCCTGACAAGAATGGGACCTCCCTACTCCCCCCCGGATTGATCCTGACAGGAATGGGAGCCCCCCAGTCCTGATGGGAGCACCCAGACTAGACTCTGACAGGaaggggagcccccagccccaataGGAGCACCCTGGGCCAGATCCTGACAGGAATGGGAGCCCCCTGTGCCCTGACAGGAGTGGGAGCCTGCCGGGCCTCATCCTGGGTCCTGacaggagccccccagccctaactggagcccccccagctcccatcCTGACAGGAAcgggagcccccagcccactgGAGTCGGGGTTTTCATCCTCCTGCCGgtcccctcctgctgcatctCCTCATATCTCGCCCTCAGGCTTGCTATAACCAGTTGTTTTTCCCGCTCACGTTGCAGAGCTGCCGGTGAGGCCGATGCCCCGGCTGGAGAGCTGCACCTGGAGCTGTTCGTGCGCTGCCAGGGGGAGGCACAAAACGCAGCCGGGCGACGCGGCCACCAAAGCGGGCGAGATGCTGAGCTCTGGAAGCCCCTCGCAGGTGTCAGCAGGACACGGGGCGCGGAGCCCCGGCGGTGCGGGCAGCACCCTGAACTGGAGCCGGCACCTGGTGCAGCGGAGCGTGGTCCTCTTCGTGGTGGGCGCTTTCATGGCGCTGGTGCTGAACTTGCTGCAGGTGCAGAGGAACGTCACACTGTTCCCCGAGGAGGTCATCGCCACGCTCTTCTCCTCCGCCTGGTGGGTGCCCCCGTGCTGCGGGACGGCGGCAGGTGagcggcgggcagcggggctgaCCTcgttttgtgtgtttttaccTGGATTTTAACTGTTTGGGGGTTATTTTGGGGGGGTGTGCGCCTCCTTTACACCAATGGGGAAGGAAGGCAGCGCAGCTCACTGTGCCCCAACCTCGCGGGCGCTCCCCACACCACGAAACCGCCTTGATTTGGGTATTTTGGGGTTTatttccccacacacaccccgGAGCGCGcagcgagcagcagcaggcgcGGTGCAGCCCCGCGGCGCGTTCCCGCGGCGGCGACAGCGGCGCGCGCGCTCCCGCTCGGCCCCGCCCCCCTCGGGCCGCCATTGGCCGCCGCCGAACTGGTGAGTGGCGGGCGGCGCTCGCCATTGGCTGAGGGCGCGAACAGGCCAGGGGCGGGGCCCAAAACAAGGAAGTCACGTGCGGAGGGGGAGCCGCGGCCCCGGGACGGGCAGCGCGGAGCCGCCCCGGGGCGCCGGGCACGGAGCGGGCCGGCGGCGTTGTTGTGCCCGGCCGCCTGCTGGCACTGCGGGTAAACCCAAACCCCGCCGTGATGATGCCCTCCTAGGGGTTGGAGGGCTGGCAGGTCGGGTCAAGGGGAGCAACGCCGTTGTGAGCGCGATTTGTGTTCAAAGTGCTTTCACAGCgctttttctgcctgtttttaaaaacagaggtgCTGGCTTGTGGCGCTGAGCAAGAGGGTCTGATTAATGGAACTCACGTGAGTGATAAGCTCCATGCTAAGTGCTACGAGATAGCCTCATTACAGCCTTCTGATAGCCCAGTTATGCTTGGATTAATCTCTGGCATGTAGCTGTTATCTTAAGGTAAAAGTCCTGCTAGCTGGCGCCAAGAAGTGAGGCTTTCAGCACCAGATCCATTGACTTACAGCAGTAGCTCCTGTAACCCTCTTCACATAGAAGTGACTTCTCTTAGGagtttaaggaggaaaaaaaaaataaagtagggaagaaaacaaacatcccAAACAGTTAAAGCTCACTGTCTAATCAGCATTTGTTATAATACATGGAATTGCAAGCCTTAAAAGAATTAAACAAGTACCCAGAAACTGAGCACAGACAAACAATTTCCCTTCTGCAACCATTTCTCATAAGGCTGAGAGAAGGCGATATGCAAGCAAAGCTCTGCCTGAATAACAGTGTGAGTAGATACTTTTCACTGACACATGACTGATGGCAGCTGTTTCCTTAAGCTCTGCCCTCCTTCTATTTGATATccaaattcatttaatttggaTGGGAGCATAGGCTGCATTACAGTCCAGAAGAAGGAGGGAAATCAGCTCTGCCAAGGGACTTTTTAGTCCAAGCAAATAGTAATTCAGGGCCTGATTCACAAGCAATAAATCAGGTTTGTAAAAGGAGCTGTCCTGCATATGAGCAATAAAGGTATGCTCCACTCCTCGCTATAATTAAGCTTTTTGTTATTTACTGGTACAAAGCAAGCATGTACTCAGGCTGGGAAATGATACTTCCTCATGGGGGTTAAAAAGGAGCTTGGAGTCAGATGTATGTCTGCTATAAAGGTCCAAACAGAATGTTGCTTGAAAAAGTATGgtggttatttttcatttctaaagttTGGGGAGGTTGGGCGGGAATGCTAACAACCGTTTTCTTCATCAGGCCTGCAGCAGCATGGTAGGCACATCAGTACTAGAAGGTTTTATCAAGCACTTAATTGCTAAACTAATATTTAATACTAATGAAATAATCGTGATGTAATGGTTACTATAAGTGGTCTTGCTTCTCTTGCAGCTGTTGTTGGCCTGCTGTACCCCTGCATTGACAGCCACCTGGGGGAACCACACAAGTTCAAAAGAGAATGGGCCAGCGTCATGCGATGCATAGCAGTTTTCGTTGGCATTAATCATGCGAGTGCTGTATCCTTCAACTGGTTGATGTTGTTGCTTGCTGTACTTAGTGTATTGCCATGAAACAGGCTCTT comes from Aythya fuligula isolate bAytFul2 chromosome 2, bAytFul2.pri, whole genome shotgun sequence and encodes:
- the INSIG1 gene encoding insulin-induced gene 1 protein, producing MPRLESCTWSCSCAARGRHKTQPGDAATKAGEMLSSGSPSQVSAGHGARSPGGAGSTLNWSRHLVQRSVVLFVVGAFMALVLNLLQVQRNVTLFPEEVIATLFSSAWWVPPCCGTAAAVVGLLYPCIDSHLGEPHKFKREWASVMRCIAVFVGINHASAKLDFANNVQLSLTLAALSLGLWWTFDRSRSGLGLGITIAFVATLITQFLVYNGVYQYTSPDFLYIRSWLPCIFFSGGVTVGNIGRQLAMGIPEKPHND